The following coding sequences are from one Acidimicrobiales bacterium window:
- a CDS encoding SOS response-associated peptidase has protein sequence MCGRVVTTSSPEELSEYVAACDVIEVLEGPDHNVAPSGLLPVAWVGDQADSGRVLGVARWGLVPSWATDPAVGLRLFNARAETVAVKPSFRAAFRRRRCLVLIDGFYEWGPGVTGSPKQPWFVCRVDGSPLALAGLWESRFDDGRMLRTCTVVTVPANADLAPVHNRMPAVVAENDWDRWLDPATSVRPTLEEVLVPSPDGLLSLHPVDRRVNDARQKGRELTVPVSLEASADRAGSQEALW, from the coding sequence ATGTGCGGCCGCGTGGTGACCACGTCGTCACCCGAGGAACTCAGCGAGTACGTGGCTGCCTGCGACGTCATCGAGGTCCTGGAAGGACCGGACCACAACGTCGCTCCCTCTGGCCTACTCCCCGTGGCCTGGGTCGGCGACCAGGCTGATTCCGGTCGCGTCTTGGGGGTTGCCCGGTGGGGATTGGTCCCGTCGTGGGCCACCGACCCAGCCGTCGGTCTCCGACTGTTCAATGCCCGGGCCGAGACGGTGGCCGTCAAGCCCTCCTTCCGTGCGGCCTTCCGTCGCCGTCGGTGCCTTGTCCTGATCGATGGCTTCTACGAGTGGGGACCAGGTGTCACCGGTTCGCCAAAGCAGCCGTGGTTCGTCTGCCGGGTCGATGGATCCCCACTTGCCCTGGCCGGCCTGTGGGAGTCCCGGTTCGATGACGGCCGGATGCTTCGAACATGCACGGTGGTGACGGTTCCGGCGAACGCTGACCTGGCACCTGTCCACAACCGGATGCCCGCCGTGGTGGCTGAGAACGACTGGGATCGTTGGCTGGATCCCGCCACCTCGGTCCGGCCCACGCTGGAGGAGGTCCTTGTACCGTCCCCCGACGGCCTCCTGTCTCTCCATCCGGTGGACCGTCGGGTCAACGACGCCCGGCAGAAGGGCAGGGAGCTCACCGTCCCGGTTTCGCTGGAGGCTTCCGCTGACCGGGCGGGTTCCCAGGAGGCTCTCTGGTGA
- a CDS encoding DUF2079 domain-containing protein produces MKAVPTFERTAHSLERTGETVVTTVVSARRRLDIVMLRWQARLDAPVWDRSLPWLTAVGLAVVLSLLALARYRDLGVGYELGHYVQAAYLMDMGASPVISDLGYNVFAGQGAWVFWPLVWVMRVLPDVPTLLLVQSVALALGVVPIWRIARGPANLRVGGAAALMLAYALHPSVHDLNLAGFHPEALAIPALMAAYLAGHADRWRLVALLVLLVVCTRSDLGLAVVALGLVMVGEDRRTPGWSLAGFGLAWFLLMSFIVQPLLGDGDYPHLGAFAHYGDGLLGIVLGMLSDPVGLVGDLFGRAGFEKVLLLLAPVLFLPLVRPRYLAPVLPLLALYLVADVDDAGYGNPQQDVAVLAFVFVAAAYALMRIGTPGVSRILVDRRVLTVLVLTAIVFFVRDAASSPYEEPWDWGRRSPVDVARVSAATLIGDEARVSVSPEIYPLVADRQDVHVHRRSQGSLPGLDWEERFDAVVLDELSMGWTQAEGRLFESRLILMDFRKRMGRDGVSLWIRRPGA; encoded by the coding sequence GTGAAGGCCGTTCCGACCTTCGAACGGACGGCGCACTCGCTGGAACGGACAGGCGAAACCGTGGTCACCACGGTCGTCTCGGCTCGTCGCCGGCTCGACATCGTGATGCTCCGTTGGCAGGCCCGACTAGACGCCCCTGTTTGGGACCGCAGTCTGCCGTGGCTCACTGCCGTAGGACTCGCCGTGGTCCTGTCCCTCCTTGCCCTGGCCCGTTACCGGGACCTTGGGGTGGGCTACGAGTTGGGGCACTACGTCCAGGCTGCGTACCTGATGGATATGGGTGCCTCCCCGGTAATCAGCGACCTGGGCTACAACGTCTTTGCCGGCCAGGGGGCCTGGGTCTTCTGGCCGTTGGTCTGGGTGATGCGCGTCCTGCCGGATGTCCCGACGTTGCTCTTGGTGCAGTCGGTGGCGTTGGCCCTCGGCGTGGTACCGATCTGGCGTATAGCCCGAGGACCGGCGAACCTGCGGGTCGGCGGAGCGGCCGCGCTCATGTTGGCTTACGCGCTTCACCCGTCGGTCCACGACTTGAACCTGGCTGGGTTCCATCCGGAGGCGCTGGCCATCCCGGCCCTGATGGCCGCCTACCTGGCCGGCCATGCCGACCGGTGGCGTCTGGTGGCCCTTCTGGTGCTTCTGGTGGTGTGCACGCGTTCTGACCTGGGCCTGGCTGTGGTGGCGCTAGGCCTGGTGATGGTGGGGGAGGACCGTCGTACCCCGGGCTGGTCCCTGGCCGGCTTTGGTCTGGCGTGGTTTCTGCTGATGTCGTTCATAGTTCAACCGCTGTTGGGTGACGGCGACTATCCGCACCTGGGTGCCTTTGCCCATTATGGGGATGGTTTGCTGGGGATCGTTCTCGGGATGCTGAGCGACCCCGTGGGCCTGGTAGGGGATCTATTCGGTCGGGCCGGTTTCGAGAAGGTGCTCCTACTCCTGGCCCCCGTTCTTTTCCTCCCGCTGGTCAGGCCCCGGTACCTGGCCCCAGTCCTTCCCCTCCTGGCCCTCTACCTGGTGGCCGACGTGGACGACGCCGGCTACGGCAATCCCCAGCAGGATGTGGCCGTCTTGGCCTTCGTGTTTGTCGCAGCGGCCTATGCCCTGATGCGGATCGGCACCCCTGGGGTGAGCCGTATCCTGGTCGACCGTCGAGTTCTGACGGTTCTTGTCCTGACGGCCATCGTGTTCTTCGTCCGCGATGCCGCTTCATCGCCGTATGAGGAACCGTGGGACTGGGGGCGCCGTTCCCCGGTGGACGTAGCTCGGGTGTCGGCGGCGACCCTTATCGGCGATGAGGCGAGGGTCAGCGTCTCGCCAGAGATCTACCCGCTCGTCGCCGACCGACAGGATGTGCATGTGCACCGTCGGTCTCAAGGGTCGCTACCCGGCTTGGACTGGGAGGAGCGTTTCGACGCCGTGGTCCTCGATGAACTGTCGATGGGATGGACCCAGGCCGAGGGGAGACTGTTCGAGAGCCGGCTGATCCTGATGGATTTCCGAAAGCGGATGGGCCGTGACGGGGTCAGTCTCTGGATCCGGCGACCGGGAGCCTGA